A single genomic interval of Neisseria leonii harbors:
- a CDS encoding pitrilysin family protein, which produces MRRNKPFLHSAARILLTAVLIWGFQTASALDIQRWQTPEDNTLTLSERHELPTVHLRVVFKGAGTAAGAQPDLGGAVAAMLVYGTQKYSEDALRDESNRLGISIDASAGTENSAVTLVSLSRPDTLNAAADLLNEVLVRPVFDAAVWAREQRQAVTALKQSEQSPSFLADRAATLLNYGSHPYANGARSSEAGILGLSRDDLAAFHRRFYRRDNAYVSVVGDVTREQAEALAGRILRGLPRQSDGVRQAVPEVVRQAGREQRIPFADKEQATVVMSMPLLGIDDPDRIALTVGNYILGGGGFDSRLMKILRDQEGLVYGVSSSMSPLAEKGPFTVSFTTQKGGADRALAVARRVLADFAAQGPTEAELQQAKNYLIGSHPLRFDTNAKVLPHTSSVGVYQLPTDRFDRYPQEVADLTADEIRRVWQRRVDPSRMNAVLVGAQ; this is translated from the coding sequence ATGAGACGCAATAAACCGTTTTTACATTCGGCCGCGCGCATACTGCTGACGGCTGTCCTGATATGGGGTTTTCAGACGGCCTCTGCCTTGGATATCCAACGCTGGCAGACCCCCGAAGACAACACGCTGACCCTGTCGGAGCGCCACGAACTGCCTACCGTGCATCTGCGCGTGGTATTCAAAGGCGCGGGAACGGCAGCCGGTGCGCAGCCGGATCTGGGGGGCGCAGTGGCCGCTATGCTGGTGTACGGTACGCAGAAATACAGCGAAGACGCATTGCGCGATGAGAGCAACCGTCTGGGCATCAGTATCGATGCGTCGGCCGGCACCGAAAACAGCGCGGTAACGCTGGTATCGCTCAGCCGTCCCGACACCTTAAACGCTGCTGCCGACCTGCTGAACGAGGTTTTGGTACGGCCGGTGTTCGATGCCGCCGTCTGGGCACGGGAACAGCGGCAGGCCGTAACCGCGCTCAAACAAAGCGAGCAGTCGCCGTCGTTTCTGGCCGACCGTGCCGCCACCCTGCTCAATTACGGCAGCCACCCCTATGCCAACGGCGCACGCAGCAGCGAGGCCGGCATTCTGGGATTGAGCCGCGACGACTTGGCCGCCTTCCACCGCCGCTTCTACCGCCGCGACAATGCGTATGTGTCGGTAGTGGGTGATGTAACGCGCGAGCAGGCCGAAGCCTTGGCCGGACGGATTCTGCGCGGCCTGCCCCGACAGTCTGACGGAGTGCGGCAGGCAGTGCCGGAAGTGGTACGGCAGGCAGGCCGTGAGCAGCGTATTCCGTTTGCCGATAAAGAACAGGCAACCGTGGTCATGAGTATGCCGCTGCTGGGCATTGACGACCCCGACCGCATCGCGCTGACCGTAGGCAACTACATTTTGGGCGGGGGCGGTTTCGACAGCCGTCTGATGAAAATCCTGCGCGATCAAGAAGGCTTGGTGTACGGCGTGTCCAGCAGCATGAGTCCGCTGGCCGAAAAAGGGCCGTTTACCGTGTCGTTTACCACCCAAAAGGGCGGGGCAGACCGTGCGCTGGCCGTAGCGCGGCGGGTACTGGCCGATTTTGCCGCTCAGGGGCCGACAGAGGCCGAATTGCAGCAGGCGAAAAACTATCTGATCGGCAGCCACCCGCTGCGCTTCGATACCAACGCCAAAGTGCTGCCGCACACTTCGTCGGTCGGCGTGTATCAGCTGCCGACCGACCGTTTCGACCGCTATCCGCAGGAAGTGGCGGATCTGACCGCCGACGAAATCCGCCGCGTGTGGCAGCGTCGGGTGGACCCGAGCCGTATGAACGCAGTATTGGTCGGCGCGCAGTAG
- a CDS encoding pitrilysin family protein, which yields MLKHIVVLLACAAAVSAAQAETRQAVLGNGMKILVKEDRRAPVAAVRLWYRVGSVDEEAGKTGLSHALEHMMFKGTPSVPSGEYSRRVAALGGDNNAYTTRTDTVYTADLAVKNLREVLQMEADRMVNLNFSDRDFENEMKVIREERRWRVEDNPFGKLNEAAMRRLWHKPYNQVSVIGEMADLHALTAEDLRAWYRKWYAPNNAMLVIVGDVDAAQTVRTAAEIFGKIPARALPERRDDYEAVQAAKAGKGVVYSVTAQPVLSLNWRVPKMQSVQDDAGYALSMLGMVLSGTDSARYERKLVRGDSLALGVSAGGSGYGRKNALFAVTAMPNGGVSVEQLKTRLLAEIRDIADKGVSREELALIRGSLESGKILAKDSVRTQADLLGEDEQNGFGHQYEETMLRRLLAVTPQQVKQAARMLLARPYSETVLLPNLSGETAHETQ from the coding sequence ATGTTGAAACATATAGTGGTTCTGCTGGCCTGTGCGGCAGCCGTTTCTGCCGCGCAGGCCGAAACGCGCCAAGCGGTGCTGGGCAACGGTATGAAGATATTGGTGAAAGAAGACCGGCGCGCGCCGGTGGCGGCCGTGCGCCTGTGGTACCGCGTGGGCAGTGTGGATGAAGAGGCGGGCAAGACCGGTCTGAGTCATGCGCTGGAACATATGATGTTCAAAGGAACGCCGTCTGTGCCTTCGGGCGAGTACAGCCGCCGCGTGGCGGCGCTGGGCGGCGACAATAATGCGTACACCACCCGCACCGATACGGTCTATACCGCCGATTTGGCAGTGAAAAATCTGCGCGAAGTGTTGCAGATGGAGGCCGACCGTATGGTCAACCTCAATTTCAGCGACCGCGATTTCGAGAACGAAATGAAGGTGATCCGCGAAGAACGCCGCTGGCGGGTGGAGGATAATCCGTTCGGCAAACTGAATGAGGCGGCGATGCGCCGTCTGTGGCACAAACCGTACAACCAAGTCAGCGTGATCGGCGAAATGGCCGACCTGCACGCGCTGACTGCCGAAGATTTGCGCGCGTGGTACCGCAAATGGTATGCGCCCAACAATGCCATGCTGGTGATTGTCGGCGATGTCGATGCGGCGCAGACGGTTCGGACGGCCGCCGAGATATTCGGCAAGATTCCCGCGCGCGCCCTGCCCGAGCGGCGGGATGATTATGAAGCGGTTCAGGCGGCCAAAGCAGGGAAAGGCGTCGTGTATTCCGTTACTGCTCAACCGGTGTTAAGCCTCAATTGGCGCGTACCGAAAATGCAGTCGGTTCAAGATGATGCGGGCTATGCGCTGTCGATGCTCGGCATGGTGCTCAGCGGTACCGATTCGGCGCGTTATGAACGCAAACTGGTGCGCGGCGACAGTCTGGCTTTGGGCGTATCGGCAGGCGGCAGCGGATACGGGCGTAAAAACGCGCTGTTTGCCGTGACGGCGATGCCCAACGGCGGTGTCAGTGTCGAACAGTTGAAAACGCGCCTGTTGGCGGAAATCCGCGATATTGCCGATAAGGGGGTGAGCCGCGAAGAATTGGCACTGATACGCGGCTCCTTGGAGAGCGGGAAAATTCTGGCCAAAGATTCGGTGCGCACGCAGGCTGATTTACTGGGCGAAGACGAGCAAAACGGCTTCGGCCACCAATACGAGGAAACCATGCTGCGCCGCCTGTTGGCGGTCACGCCGCAGCAGGTAAAGCAGGCGGCGCGGATGCTGCTGGCACGCCCTTACAGCGAAACCGTGCTGCTGCCCAATTTATCCGGGGAGACCGCCCATGAGACGCAATAA
- a CDS encoding DUF4442 domain-containing protein codes for MRTENRITRQLAALSHLDETERAAAQTAAMNQLVPFLNTVGTRFDVLRQDEVRVSVDNRPEVQNHIQSVHACVTALLAETATGFVTMLNTPDDKMIVCKSMNIRYTRRSSGNLYAVAKLSEARAAVIAAEERGNMTVPCRVYDEDGEQPVEIEMTWAWLPRG; via the coding sequence ATGCGCACCGAAAACCGAATCACCCGCCAACTCGCCGCCCTTTCCCACTTGGACGAAACCGAACGCGCCGCCGCGCAAACCGCCGCCATGAATCAATTAGTGCCGTTTCTGAACACGGTCGGCACGCGCTTTGACGTGCTGCGTCAAGACGAAGTGCGTGTCAGCGTAGACAACCGCCCCGAAGTGCAGAACCATATTCAGAGTGTTCACGCCTGCGTCACCGCATTGCTGGCCGAAACCGCAACGGGTTTTGTCACCATGCTCAACACGCCCGACGACAAGATGATTGTGTGCAAAAGCATGAATATCCGCTATACGCGCCGCAGCAGCGGCAATCTGTATGCGGTTGCCAAATTGAGTGAAGCGCGGGCGGCGGTCATCGCGGCCGAAGAACGCGGCAATATGACAGTTCCCTGCCGCGTGTATGATGAGGACGGCGAACAGCCGGTAGAAATTGAAATGACTTGGGCATGGCTGCCGCGCGGCTGA
- the rsmG gene encoding 16S rRNA (guanine(527)-N(7))-methyltransferase RsmG has product MDNKQQLQNGLQEMGLTLGTAQQLLLLEYVALLKKWNRTYNLTALRDENKMISHHILDSLTLLPYVAGAQTLMDVGSGGGMPGIPTAICRPDLHITLLDANTKKTTFLQQAVIELGLTNVTVAAGRVEAMHDKKVDVVTSRAFAELADFIALTKHLLNENGYWAAMKGVYPYEELEQLPADVEAFKVEKLFVPQLDADRHMVLMRPK; this is encoded by the coding sequence ATGGACAACAAACAGCAACTGCAAAACGGTTTGCAGGAAATGGGTTTGACGCTGGGTACCGCGCAACAATTGCTGCTGCTCGAATATGTGGCGTTGCTGAAAAAGTGGAACCGTACTTACAACCTTACCGCCCTGCGCGACGAAAACAAAATGATCAGCCACCACATTCTCGACAGCCTGACCCTGCTGCCGTATGTGGCCGGTGCCCAAACTTTGATGGACGTAGGCTCGGGCGGCGGAATGCCCGGCATTCCCACCGCCATCTGCCGCCCTGATCTGCACATCACCCTGCTCGATGCCAACACCAAAAAAACCACTTTCCTGCAACAGGCAGTGATTGAGCTGGGTTTGACCAATGTAACCGTGGCGGCCGGAAGGGTGGAAGCCATGCACGACAAAAAAGTCGATGTTGTGACCAGCCGCGCGTTTGCCGAACTGGCCGACTTTATCGCGCTCACCAAACACCTGCTGAACGAAAACGGCTATTGGGCGGCGATGAAGGGCGTGTATCCCTATGAAGAACTGGAACAGCTGCCGGCCGATGTCGAAGCGTTCAAAGTGGAAAAACTGTTTGTGCCGCAGCTGGATGCAGACCGCCATATGGTGCTGATGCGGCCGAAATAA
- the prfB gene encoding peptide chain release factor 2: MEAEIINQLNNTLNDLETRSTDIRAYMDYQGKKERLEEVVGLSEDPDLWNDPKKAQEIGKERKMLEDIVLTLDSIATGIEDNRMLIEMTVEEGDEAGFAAVQEDVAALEAKMAELEFKRMFNQPADANNCFIDITAGAGGTEAEDWAGMLLRMYSRYGERKGFKVEILEEDEGEIAGINRATIRLEGEYAYGLLRTETGVHRLVRYSPFDSNNKRHTSFASVFVYPEVDDSIEIEINPADLRIDTYRASGAGGQHINKTDSAVRITHEPTGIVVQCQNDRSQHANKAAAMEMLRSKLFELEMRKRNEEKQALEEGKSDVGWGSQIRSYVLDSSRIKDLRTGYEVGNTKAVLDGDLDGFIEASLKQGV, from the coding sequence ATGGAAGCTGAAATTATCAATCAGTTGAACAACACCTTAAACGACTTGGAAACCCGCAGTACCGACATCCGCGCCTATATGGATTATCAGGGCAAAAAAGAGCGGCTGGAAGAAGTGGTCGGTCTGTCGGAAGATCCCGATTTGTGGAACGATCCGAAAAAAGCGCAGGAAATCGGCAAAGAGCGCAAAATGCTGGAAGACATTGTGCTGACGCTGGACAGCATCGCCACCGGTATCGAAGACAACCGCATGTTGATTGAGATGACGGTGGAAGAGGGCGACGAAGCAGGATTTGCCGCTGTGCAGGAAGATGTGGCCGCTTTGGAAGCCAAGATGGCCGAGCTGGAATTCAAGCGCATGTTCAACCAGCCTGCCGATGCCAACAACTGCTTTATCGATATTACGGCCGGTGCGGGCGGCACGGAAGCGGAAGACTGGGCGGGTATGCTGCTGCGTATGTACAGCCGCTACGGCGAGCGCAAAGGCTTCAAAGTCGAGATTCTGGAGGAAGATGAAGGAGAAATCGCGGGCATCAACCGCGCCACCATCCGCTTGGAAGGCGAATATGCCTACGGCCTGCTGCGCACCGAAACCGGCGTACACCGTCTGGTGCGTTATTCGCCTTTCGATTCCAACAACAAACGCCATACTTCGTTTGCTTCGGTATTCGTGTATCCCGAAGTGGACGACTCCATCGAAATCGAAATCAACCCCGCCGATTTGCGCATCGACACCTACCGCGCATCGGGCGCGGGCGGCCAGCACATCAATAAAACAGACTCTGCTGTGCGCATCACCCACGAGCCGACGGGCATCGTCGTGCAGTGTCAGAACGACCGTTCGCAACACGCCAACAAGGCCGCTGCGATGGAAATGCTGCGTTCCAAACTGTTTGAACTGGAAATGCGCAAGCGCAACGAAGAGAAACAGGCTTTGGAAGAAGGCAAAAGCGATGTCGGCTGGGGCAGCCAGATCCGTTCGTATGTGCTGGACTCTTCGCGCATCAAGGATTTGCGCACCGGATACGAAGTCGGCAACACCAAAGCCGTGCTCGACGGCGATTTGGACGGCTTTATCGAAGCGAGCCTGAAACAGGGTGTTTGA
- a CDS encoding M3 family metallopeptidase, whose protein sequence is MIQNTLLNLGDEPRFHEIRTADIRPAMEQAMAEARAAIAAVKAQAQADWANTVEVLTDTTERVGRIWGVVSHLNAVADTPELRAEYNALMPEVTEFFTEIGQDIELYARFKAIRASAAFDRLDAAQQTKLEHDLRGFVLAGAELDGAAQAEFAALQTESAQLGAQFAQNVLDATDAFALYLPDDGRLNGLTDDEKAMFAAAAAAEGREGYKIGLQMPHYLAVMKHADDRALRAEIHRAYLSRASDLGEERFDNTANITRMLHIAQREADLLGFANYAELSLYTKMADSPEQVLAFLRDLSARAKPHGLAEAAELMAFAREKLAIADPQPYDLTYAAEKLREAKYAFNENEVKRYFPADKVLAGLFAQIHTLYGVNFIEKSVPVWHPDVRYYELEKGGALIGGVYLDLYAREGKRGGAWMNDYRGRRRFVSGAKAGQVQTPVAYLVCNFTPPVGGRPAYLSHDEIVTLFHEMGHGLHHLLTRIDELGVSGINGVEWDAVELPSQFMENFCWEYDVLAAMSAHETDGRPLPRELFDKMLAAKNFQVGMFLARQIEFGLFDMLIYSRSGGTRPLDWAKVLDEVRAEVAVVPQSDYNRFAHSFGHIFAGGYAAGYYSYAWAEVLSADAYAAFEEGGDVKAAGTRFWNEILAVGGSRPAAESFKAFRGREPQPDALLRHLGLNAA, encoded by the coding sequence CGGCCATGGAGCAGGCGATGGCCGAAGCACGTGCTGCCATTGCGGCGGTTAAGGCGCAGGCGCAGGCCGATTGGGCGAATACGGTGGAAGTTTTGACGGATACGACTGAACGGGTCGGCCGTATTTGGGGCGTGGTATCGCATTTGAACGCGGTGGCCGATACGCCCGAGCTGCGTGCCGAATACAATGCACTGATGCCCGAAGTAACCGAATTTTTCACCGAAATCGGCCAAGATATCGAATTGTACGCGCGCTTTAAAGCGATTCGCGCTTCGGCGGCATTCGACAGGCTCGATGCGGCGCAGCAGACCAAGCTGGAACACGATTTGCGCGGTTTTGTGCTGGCCGGTGCGGAACTGGACGGGGCGGCACAGGCGGAATTTGCCGCACTGCAAACCGAATCGGCACAATTGGGCGCGCAGTTTGCCCAGAATGTGTTGGACGCCACCGATGCGTTCGCGCTCTACCTACCCGATGACGGCCGTCTGAACGGTTTGACCGACGACGAAAAAGCCATGTTTGCCGCCGCCGCTGCCGCCGAAGGCAGAGAAGGTTATAAAATCGGTTTGCAGATGCCGCATTATCTGGCGGTAATGAAGCATGCCGACGACCGCGCTCTGCGTGCCGAAATCCACCGTGCCTATCTGTCGCGCGCCAGCGATTTGGGCGAAGAACGTTTCGACAATACGGCGAACATCACGCGGATGCTGCACATCGCGCAGCGCGAAGCCGATCTGCTCGGTTTTGCCAATTATGCCGAATTGTCGCTGTATACCAAAATGGCCGACAGCCCCGAGCAGGTTTTGGCTTTCCTGCGCGATTTGTCCGCGCGCGCCAAACCGCACGGCCTGGCCGAGGCGGCCGAACTGATGGCGTTTGCGCGTGAAAAATTAGCCATTGCCGATCCGCAGCCGTACGACCTGACCTATGCTGCGGAAAAACTGCGTGAAGCCAAATATGCGTTTAACGAAAACGAAGTCAAACGCTATTTCCCGGCCGATAAAGTGCTGGCAGGGCTGTTTGCTCAAATCCACACGCTTTACGGCGTGAACTTTATCGAAAAAAGCGTCCCCGTCTGGCACCCCGACGTGCGCTATTACGAGCTGGAAAAAGGCGGTGCGCTGATCGGCGGCGTGTATCTGGATCTGTACGCCCGCGAAGGCAAGCGCGGCGGCGCATGGATGAACGATTACCGCGGCCGCCGCCGATTTGTTTCCGGTGCCAAAGCGGGGCAGGTGCAGACACCGGTGGCGTATCTGGTGTGCAACTTCACGCCGCCTGTGGGCGGCCGTCCCGCTTATTTGAGCCACGACGAAATCGTTACCCTGTTTCACGAAATGGGGCACGGCCTGCACCATCTGCTCACGCGCATCGACGAATTGGGCGTGTCGGGCATCAACGGCGTGGAGTGGGACGCGGTGGAGCTGCCCAGTCAGTTTATGGAAAACTTCTGCTGGGAGTATGATGTACTGGCCGCCATGTCGGCGCACGAAACAGACGGCCGCCCGCTGCCGCGCGAACTGTTCGACAAAATGCTGGCGGCGAAAAATTTCCAAGTCGGCATGTTTCTGGCGCGCCAAATCGAATTCGGCCTCTTTGATATGCTGATTTACAGCCGCAGCGGCGGTACGCGGCCGCTGGATTGGGCAAAGGTTTTGGATGAAGTGCGTGCCGAAGTGGCGGTGGTGCCGCAGTCGGACTACAACCGTTTCGCGCACAGCTTCGGCCATATTTTTGCCGGCGGTTACGCGGCAGGGTATTACAGTTATGCGTGGGCGGAGGTGTTGAGTGCCGATGCTTATGCCGCGTTTGAGGAGGGCGGCGACGTGAAGGCCGCCGGTACCAGATTCTGGAACGAGATTCTGGCCGTGGGCGGCAGCCGTCCGGCGGCTGAATCGTTCAAAGCCTTCCGCGGGCGCGAACCGCAGCCGGACGCGCTGCTGCGCCATTTGGGTTTGAATGCCGCCTGA